A stretch of DNA from Strigops habroptila isolate Jane chromosome 10, bStrHab1.2.pri, whole genome shotgun sequence:
GGATTTGGTATGTAGAAGAAGTAACTTATTTACAGCTCTATAATTCAGTTTATGTAAAGTTTTCACTATTGTCTtgtaaatgtactttttttcctaggatGCAAGACTAAAATGTTTCCTTCACTAAAGCACCTTGCAATAAATGACAATAAAATATCACAGGTAGGTCAGACTGCTGTAGTTTGTCCATGTGTATGTCTTTGAGAGTAACTTGCAATTTGCTTGTTTAAAATTTCTTTGATTGTATGTATGAGATTCTGAGGTAACTAGGGAGTACTTTGATCCACACAGAGgcataatttaaaaacatttcttagtGTCTCAGTAAAACATATTTATGGTAGCTGGTCATATCTCTCTGCTGTCTCATAATTCCTCTTGCGGAAGTCTAAGGGTCTAAAATGTTGACCAGTTCCTCAtttgtttacttatttttccaCTAAGTTAATTGAAGTGCAGTTTTTTCCTTGGCTAAATGAACAGGTTGAAAGTACTTGGTTCTGCTGACCAAAAGACTAGTTTCAGTCATGGTCATTGTACAGGAAAGGTCAGTGTTACTGTGTATTGTTCTGGAATGAAGAATGTTTTATGTTTCCTCAAAAGATTGTTCCCTTCCATTTCAGTGGTCATCTATCAATGAGCTTGATAAACTGCCAAGTCTGCGGTCACTGCAGTGTCACAATAACCCTTTCATGGACACAGAGAAGAACCCAGAGACCCTGAGACAGCTCATTATTGCCAAGATAAGTCAATTGGAGGTTTTGAACAAGTCTGAGGTACGTGATATTTCAACAATTTGCATGAGCCTGGGGAAAAGCATTAAATCAGTGCCTCAGGACTTGTTTTCGGTTAGTTTTAAGGTTACTGTTTGGGCGCAGGAAAAGTGCTGGCTGTTCTGTTGCCTAGTCAGTGGAGCACTCCTTAGGGCTTCAAGATCCAGCCCTATTTGTGAATGCTGCTGACTCAGCAGGGACTAGGACAAGACggaaggtgttttttttccaagtgccTAAGTCATGCTGAAGTAGCAGTACTTAACAAAAAACATAAtctggcaaaaaaagaaaaagcagcatagtTGAGTCTGCTTCAGTGACACTGATACAAGCATTTGCCTTCTGCAGTAGGACAACAGCATTATCTAAACTGAATCAAGCTTTCAGCAAATGTGTATCATaaaagagagcagaagcagcatctgtTCCATAGCTACAAAAAACATCCTTCTGTCATCGTGGACAGCAACATCTTTACATAGCATTCATTTATGAATCAGTCAGTATATGGAGGTTGGGTTTAAAATGTACTGACTATGTAGAGCAGTCAGTACTTGGCAATAGGGTTTGTAAGGTTCTTGGTAGCACTAAAGCATACCGATGACCTAAGTAAGAGCAAGGAGTCAGTGTCATTAattagattttcttctctggaaagTTGTAGAATTAAATTCTGCACCATTCCTGTGTCAGTACAGATCCCTcctgctgaaagaaaaggagcagagctTGATTATcgcaaaatatttggaaatgaCTGGTTAGCAGCTGGTGGGAATTGGAAcccagagaaaaacaatccaagtGAAGAATTTCTTGCTGCTCATCCCAGATACCCATCACTTTGTCTTAGTAAGTACAAGTACAGTAAAATTAGCGCTTCCTCACTTCTGGCACTGTGGTAGCACTGGTTTGGTCTGTCTTCAATTGCCCTGCCCCTTGCTGCCTTTTTCACGTGCTGCCTTAGGAAAGCCCACCCTGCTGGCAGGCCTGCATGCACATGGCTTTTGCATAGCACTGCACACGTCTGGGCGCTACTGCCTCAGGGATGACAGCTGTGAGCAGCTGCTCAGTAACGCCGGGCACTGCAGGGAGCGGCTGTCTCCACATGGGGCTTTTTTAAAGTGGGCACTTCCCCGTGCCTGCCACCTGCTCCGCTCCATCCACGTGCCCGTGCACCCTCCGAAATGCTCCAGCAGTCCGTCCATGCTCATGCCTGCGGCACCTCGCCTTGCAGGAGCCTACCACCTTCTATATGAGGTATCCTAGCTGCTGAGGGACCTGAGGCAACAGGCTTGTGCCTTATCCAACACCACAGTGTTCTTAGGTCTGCTGCTGAGTTTGAGTCTTTGAGTCTTATTCATATTCATGAATATGGGCACTTTTCCTTCACACAGAATATGGTGCGCCTGAAGAAGGAGAACTGAAGGCACAAGAGCCCTTGACTCTGAAAAATCAGCTTCTGAGTAAGAGGCCAGAAATGGtcaaaatttttcttctgcGACTAAAGTATTTTACAAGCTTAGTGGTTGCTGGGTGTGTGTGGAGAACAAAAGGTTCAAAAGCCTTTCAGACGTCACAGAGTTCCAGCTTGTAATTTGCTTCTCTGAACTGTGTATATCAAGGAGCTTGACCAGATACCTGCCTCTGGGTACTGAATTTCATTTCCCCCTCAACCCAAGCCAAATGACTTTCTTAATTAAGACTTAATGGAGAACAGAGGTAATCAATACTCTGCTTTGACAGTGTGAATGGCTTCTGTACAGAAGACATTTGAGATTTTAACCTCAATAGCTGCACTGGTTTCTGATAATGTTTTTCATAGCTTCTTAGAAAACTATGGGTAGCTTTAGTATTTAGGGCTGTCTAAgcatttaaattagaaattcaCTTAGCTTTGTCTTTGGCAGTTGATAGAACTGAACCTTTTCTTTACTCCATGggcaaaatagtattttaaggCATTACATTCTAATGCATTTAGGTGGAAGACTAAATAGAACAAGGAATCTAGTTGGCTAGACATAATAGAAACCTTTTTTAAGGACGTGTCTTTTAATGTCAGTAAAAGAATTAGGCTAATAACTTCCTTAAAATGTGCTTGTATGGTGCTTTGGAGATATTGAGGGTCAAAAACCTGCTTTAAACTGAGTAGGCGGTTTCCATTCTActgcagattattttaaaaagctaactagaaattaagcatttttaGGTAAATGCTCCTTTGGACCAAAAAACCAAGTATTAGGGagtcagttttaaaatattttccctaaaATATTTCCCTATTGATCTTTTCACCAAAGATcaataaaaatgtgattattttaacaaaattacttttaatttttcagagaatGACTGAATGCTACCTTAGCTGCTCAGATGCAGGCTACATCCTAATCTTCTAGCAGATCAGGCTGAGCTAGGAGAAACAATTTGTAATAAAAACAGACTAGAAAGACTCTGCTCCTGACAGAACAGGACTTAACGTTCATTCACTAATGCCTCACCTTTTTTCCCTAAGCTTTGACAATTAAATGTCCTGAGAAACCTGAACAGAAGCCAGTACAGAAAAAGCTACCAGGTAAGAAGTCTTGGCTTGTCATTTGTAGCTCCTTTGCCAATAACTGTGTTAAAGAATGGCAGCTGCCTCTGGCTTTGTTGGCTCCTGAAGATTCTCCCCTGACAAGTCTGTCACAGAAAGAAATGCCAAAGGCAGAAATTGTTTGAAGAAGTCACTGTTTTCCTGACCTTCATACTTACTTTCAGTCCAGCTTGAAGATTGAAAGTTGATGCTTGTCTTATgacttctgctgctggtttcatGATTAATATGTTTGAGGCAATCAAAGGTTAATTAACGACTATGAAATCACATAACAGTATTAACAAAATAACAAGGTATTAAGGTATCTAAAACATTAAGTTAGAAATCTAATTCTGACCTGTATCGCATTTGTCTTTTGAAGTTTTAGTGCCTGTAGTGAGACTAGAATagactttgttttaaatcagacTGTGTTTTGGAAAGATGTGGAATGGAGTCTGAGAGAAAAGACTTACTCAAgctttattctaaaataaaaatcacatttattatCACAAGTTGCATAAAATCAGATAGATACAGCTTTTACAAAAATGtttgatagaaaaatatttgtctaaGTACAATGTGTGGTATTACAGGAATAACTCACTATTGCTGTGCCTTTAGATAAAGCTTCAAAAGAAGTGAAAGTTCAACCAAAATTTTGAGTGTATCTAATCTATTGCAAACACAGGTATCACCTCTGGAACAAACTACATTTACTCATTCCAGATCCATTACAAAAAATATCCCTTTGCGTAACTGACTTCATAATATAAAGCACTCTACAAACTCTGCTGGCAATAGGTTTGGGACTACTTACTGTAATGCCATTTCTAAGAATGGCGCTAGTTCCACAGGGACGTTTGGGTTTTTGTGCCGGGAGAGCCAATTCCTGGTAATGAAAACTTCAAGGAACAGTCACCAGCCGCAAGTGGTCAGAACCTGGCTGGTGCATGTCCCAAAGGTCACTTAGTTTAGCACGTAGGaaatacaaactgaaaacaGGTAAATTATGAAGCTGTAACAGTTCAGTTTGGTACAGGGGATCAGAGCGCTTGAACCATAGTAGCATATCCTGTCCTATCCCCCAGAGATTAAACCATTTGCAGTTTTATATTAGCAATTATGATTTCAGGTACAAAAGACATTATTGCAGTGTTAGAACTGAAGCAGCAATACAGCCTTTCACTGTTGCTATAAGCAAGTATAGTTGAAACACTAGTACTTTGCTACAGCTCAGTGCTAGCAGCATTTTTCtagtaacttttctttctttctttctgccttggCAGATTCTATGACTATTCAGAGGGTCAAAGGATTGCTGTATCGCCTACTGAAAATTCCTGGTTCAGAACTGAAACTGTCCTATGAAAGTTCTAAAGTGAGTTAAAAATGGGTAATTCAACAATAAAACACTGCATGCTGCTGGAGGGCAATAGCACGTTCTAAAATCCTACCTAATGACATTGATTGCACTTAAGGAGGGCAGACTTCATGCTGTAATTTAGGACCTAATTTCATTCCTGTAATATGCCAGATCCTTGCTGACTGCAACTGCCTGATCTATATTTGGTTTACATGAGCGGGTTTCAGTGTAAGTCtgatcaggtttttttcctttcttatttctagctggaaggaaaggaagtCGAACTAGACAATGACTTAAAGCCTTTGCAGTTCTACTCAATAGAGAATGGAGACTGTGTGCTAGTACGGTGGTAAGAAGGGACTCTTGTTGTAGACTGCGGGAACAGccagcactggagcagcagaagaGTTAAAGGCTGCCCGCAGACAGCCTGTGCCTGAACACACGTATGCGAGAATGTGACCATGGCACGTGGCACCAGGGGCTACTCAAGAATACTGTCACCTCCTAAACGAACGTGATTGTCAGTCTCCatgaaagcatttgcttttgaCTGAA
This window harbors:
- the TBCE gene encoding tubulin-specific chaperone E isoform X2, which encodes MDSIAEQQSQLNQLVDISVCECAVSHAGQKEEISRTCANIRHINLSKNLISSWETVTAIASEVQNLETLNVSGNKMKFPSTSTSVSSVFSKLRVLALNQTGITWAEVLLCAPGWPRLEELYLTSNNIMVLERPGNILQTLKLLDLSDNQLLDGNQLHLIAHLPRLEQLILRNSGIASIDFPDAGFGCKTKMFPSLKHLAINDNKISQWSSINELDKLPSLRSLQCHNNPFMDTEKNPETLRQLIIAKISQLEVLNKSEIPPAERKGAELDYRKIFGNDWLAAGGNWNPEKNNPSEEFLAAHPRYPSLCLKYGAPEEGELKAQEPLTLKNQLLTLTIKCPEKPEQKPVQKKLPDSMTIQRVKGLLYRLLKIPGSELKLSYESSKLEGKEVELDNDLKPLQFYSIENGDCVLVRW